A single region of the Methylocystis echinoides genome encodes:
- a CDS encoding DUF992 domain-containing protein — protein sequence MRSHNAPGPLAARDWRILEGLEMLRYRLLLRSFVALAALGAASAASAQSAKVGSLVCHISGGVGMILMENQALDCVFTDRNGVSSHYIGRLTNVGLNIGISGPGQLIWGVLAATDNVGPGALTGDYAGAQGSVAVGAGVGGAVLVGGSGKTISLQPISVSAGTGLNLSAGIGNISLQYMPVTPPPPAEPLSGPSQKRSRGRQ from the coding sequence ATGCGCAGTCACAATGCGCCGGGGCCGCTTGCCGCCCGCGACTGGAGAATTTTGGAAGGTTTGGAAATGCTCAGATACAGGTTGCTGCTTCGCAGTTTCGTCGCCCTGGCCGCCCTCGGCGCGGCCTCCGCGGCCTCCGCCCAATCCGCGAAGGTGGGTTCGCTGGTTTGCCATATTTCTGGCGGCGTGGGGATGATTCTCATGGAGAATCAGGCGCTCGACTGTGTGTTCACGGATCGCAACGGCGTCAGTTCACACTATATCGGCCGGCTGACCAATGTTGGCTTGAATATCGGGATCAGCGGCCCCGGGCAGTTGATCTGGGGCGTGCTGGCGGCCACGGATAATGTCGGTCCCGGCGCGCTCACGGGCGACTATGCGGGCGCGCAGGGCTCCGTGGCGGTTGGCGCGGGCGTCGGCGGCGCGGTGCTCGTCGGCGGCTCCGGCAAGACGATCTCGCTGCAGCCCATTTCCGTATCGGCCGGAACCGGTCTCAATCTCTCGGCGGGCATCGGCAACATCAGCCTGCAATATATGCCGGTTACGCCGCCGCCGCCTGCGGAGCCCCTGTCGGGACCCAGCCAGAAGAGGAGCCGCGGGCGTCAGTGA
- a CDS encoding response regulator codes for MVKILLVEDNEMNRDMLSRRLKRNGYDVVIAVDGQQGVDMAASEAPALILMDMSLPVIDGWEATRRIKANDATRAIPVIALTAHAMAGDREKALDVGCEDYDTKPVEITRLLGKITALLGAGAS; via the coding sequence GTGGTGAAGATTCTGCTAGTTGAAGACAATGAGATGAACCGGGACATGCTGTCGCGTCGCCTGAAGCGCAACGGCTATGACGTGGTCATCGCCGTGGACGGGCAGCAGGGCGTCGACATGGCCGCATCCGAAGCGCCGGCGCTCATCCTGATGGACATGAGCCTGCCCGTCATCGACGGATGGGAGGCGACGCGTCGCATCAAGGCCAATGACGCGACGCGCGCCATTCCGGTGATTGCGCTCACCGCCCACGCCATGGCCGGAGATCGCGAGAAGGCGCTCGACGTCGGCTGCGAAGACTATGACACCAAACCCGTCGAGATCACGCGCCTGCTCGGCAAGATCACGGCGCTGCTCGGCGCTGGCGCGTCGTGA
- the pqqA gene encoding pyrroloquinoline quinone precursor peptide PqqA, with product MDLAAALTSCEELKPLFKIKEKSAMSWSTPILSEVCLGMEITSYESAEI from the coding sequence GTGGACCTCGCCGCCGCGCTGACAAGCTGTGAAGAGTTGAAGCCCCTGTTCAAAATCAAGGAGAAGAGCGCGATGAGCTGGTCAACCCCCATTCTTTCGGAAGTCTGCCTCGGCATGGAAATCACGAGTTACGAGTCCGCCGAAATCTGA
- a CDS encoding carbohydrate porin, whose product MNRAQKRVVFGLSAHFLLNIGAAPVHADETVHDEIARLHDRLIGPAAPPRFTWAGAYFGVSLGAGLPLHRGERLQAAIGPNASYYDLAPPTVERSGMSAGVQAGYNWQFGHLVYGMETDLNFLDGRGGSSGVFPAPAQWAPLMVSSYSLSYSDSARFFGSLRGRIGFADDRTLFYVTAGLATGGTRGPATLIFLPGGVTNPYFARDSDSSRSKYVLGAGIERALGGNVSARFEYLFLNQQLNTQYFVGNSNGLFVARTRNENHVLRFGLNYSLGAENRYTNWERPDAAPTQEELYSVHGLTTNVVQGYPGFRAKYSGQNSLQPAGEVRGGTTSDVFLGTRLWNGAGLYVNPEVNYGYGVADGVGAGSYPNAAYTRGDSGAPYLRFQRYFLRQNIGLGGDRENDQAERGVVSEQLESSENQLSRSVDVNRLIFTIGKYSVGDIFDANLYAHDPTRDFLNYAFNSMGSFDYASDAWGYSYGATAEWKQNWWTLRSGVFQLPSSPGGYNLEGAFCRQCMVVGEAEARFNLFGQPGVFKLLGYNNMGYIARIREINALAISTGALPPDVSDLRLKRAKLGVSLSLAQQVAPNVGFFIRAGLMDGRYETISYADVDRTVAGGFVFSGKLWDRPDDEIGLAAAIGGLTKDRQTYFALGGLSIDIGDGAMTYGSEKNIEAFYRWSVADWLEATIDYQLLVNPAYNQDRGPVNLFAVRTRAKF is encoded by the coding sequence ATGAACCGGGCCCAAAAGCGGGTGGTTTTCGGCCTGTCCGCTCATTTTCTCCTTAATATCGGGGCTGCGCCGGTCCATGCGGATGAGACCGTACATGACGAAATCGCCCGGCTCCATGATCGTCTGATCGGGCCCGCGGCGCCGCCACGCTTCACCTGGGCCGGCGCCTATTTCGGCGTGAGTCTCGGCGCTGGTCTGCCGCTCCATCGTGGTGAGCGCCTGCAAGCGGCGATCGGTCCAAATGCAAGCTATTATGATCTGGCTCCCCCCACGGTCGAGCGCTCGGGTATGAGCGCGGGCGTGCAGGCCGGCTATAATTGGCAGTTCGGTCATCTTGTCTACGGCATGGAGACGGATCTGAATTTCCTCGACGGCAGGGGCGGCTCCAGCGGAGTGTTTCCGGCGCCGGCCCAATGGGCGCCGCTGATGGTGTCGAGCTATTCGCTGTCCTACAGCGATAGCGCCCGATTCTTCGGCAGCCTGCGTGGTCGCATCGGCTTCGCCGACGACCGCACGCTCTTCTACGTCACAGCGGGTCTCGCGACGGGCGGCACGCGTGGGCCTGCGACGTTGATCTTCCTGCCGGGCGGTGTCACGAATCCGTATTTCGCACGCGACTCCGATTCATCGCGATCCAAATATGTGCTCGGCGCGGGCATTGAGCGCGCGCTCGGCGGCAATGTTTCCGCGCGGTTCGAATATCTTTTTTTGAACCAGCAACTGAACACACAGTATTTTGTCGGCAATTCGAACGGTCTGTTCGTCGCGCGCACACGCAATGAAAACCATGTGCTGCGTTTCGGGCTGAATTATTCGCTCGGCGCCGAGAACAGATACACGAACTGGGAGCGTCCTGACGCGGCGCCAACGCAGGAGGAGCTCTATAGTGTGCATGGACTCACTACGAATGTCGTTCAGGGTTATCCCGGTTTCAGGGCGAAATATAGCGGGCAGAACAGCCTTCAGCCTGCTGGAGAAGTGCGCGGCGGCACGACGTCCGACGTCTTTCTGGGAACGCGTCTGTGGAATGGCGCCGGGCTCTACGTCAATCCGGAAGTGAACTATGGCTATGGCGTCGCGGATGGCGTCGGGGCGGGAAGCTATCCGAACGCCGCCTATACGAGAGGCGATTCAGGGGCGCCTTATCTGCGCTTCCAACGATATTTCCTGCGGCAGAATATCGGCCTCGGCGGCGATCGGGAGAATGATCAGGCCGAGCGGGGCGTCGTCAGCGAACAGCTCGAGTCGTCGGAAAACCAGCTTTCACGCAGCGTCGACGTCAACCGGCTGATCTTCACCATTGGCAAATATTCCGTCGGCGATATTTTCGACGCCAATCTTTACGCGCACGATCCCACGCGCGATTTTCTCAATTACGCATTCAATTCCATGGGAAGCTTCGACTACGCGTCAGACGCATGGGGATACAGTTACGGCGCGACGGCCGAATGGAAGCAGAACTGGTGGACGCTTCGCTCCGGTGTCTTCCAGCTTCCAAGTTCGCCCGGCGGCTACAATCTCGAAGGCGCTTTCTGCCGGCAATGCATGGTCGTCGGTGAAGCGGAGGCGCGTTTCAATCTGTTCGGACAACCGGGCGTTTTCAAACTTCTTGGCTACAACAACATGGGCTATATCGCCAGGATTCGGGAGATCAACGCGCTCGCGATCAGCACAGGCGCGCTCCCGCCCGACGTCAGCGATCTGCGCCTCAAACGCGCGAAGCTCGGCGTGAGTCTGAGCCTCGCGCAGCAAGTCGCGCCAAATGTCGGCTTCTTCATTCGCGCAGGTTTGATGGACGGTCGATATGAAACCATCTCCTACGCCGACGTCGACCGTACCGTCGCGGGAGGCTTCGTCTTTTCCGGCAAGCTGTGGGATCGCCCGGATGACGAGATCGGCCTAGCGGCGGCGATCGGCGGGCTCACGAAAGATCGACAAACCTATTTCGCCCTTGGCGGCCTGAGCATCGACATCGGCGACGGCGCCATGACCTATGGGAGCGAGAAGAATATCGAAGCCTTCTACCGCTGGAGCGTGGCGGACTGGCTGGAGGCGACGATCGACTATCAGCTTCTGGTCAATCCCGCCTATAATCAGGACAGGGGTCCGGTAAACCTTTTTGCGGTGCGCACGCGGGCGAAGTTCTGA
- a CDS encoding adenylate/guanylate cyclase domain-containing protein, producing MVSQEDQPPADRTDRALIAYVQQELSAPAEAIAGYVEILLEEAEKGAPHEFREDLGKIQIASRALGALIASLMGPIRDRDDTADPEADRRRLRHDLRTPINAIKGYGEMLREDAAALKDARAFVDDLDQLLAEASRFLERIDGLVDFSSADDALSTGNALDPAKVAHRLVASVQPIAQGEADSLAALPSRILVVDDNASNRDLLKRRLERQGHFVTLAENGIAALALVREAAFDLILLDLLMPDISGFDVLVTLKGDSFLRDIPVIMISALNELDSIVRCIEAGADDYLAKPFDPVLLRARIGASLEKKHLRDREREASAALLVEKERSEQLLLNILPAPIVARLKSGETVIADHLDDVTILFADFVGFTEISSKLTAPDLVGVLGRVFSAFDALALKFGVEKIKTIGDSYMAACGLFGAREDHAQAVADLALAMIDALEALNAELPMHIEIRIGINSGEVVAGVIGAHKFIYDIWGDSVNVASRLESTGLPGCIQVSKATRDRLSPHFLLEERGSLEVKGKGLMETFLLVGRK from the coding sequence ATGGTTTCACAAGAGGATCAGCCGCCCGCCGACAGAACCGATCGCGCGCTGATCGCCTATGTGCAACAGGAGTTGAGCGCGCCGGCCGAGGCGATCGCGGGCTATGTTGAAATTCTGCTCGAAGAAGCGGAAAAAGGCGCGCCGCACGAGTTTCGCGAGGATCTCGGGAAAATACAGATCGCCAGTCGCGCGCTGGGCGCCCTCATCGCCTCTCTGATGGGGCCGATCCGCGACCGCGACGACACAGCCGACCCCGAGGCCGACCGCCGGCGCCTGCGCCATGATCTGAGAACGCCGATCAACGCCATCAAGGGTTATGGCGAGATGCTGCGCGAGGATGCGGCGGCGCTGAAAGATGCGCGCGCCTTCGTGGACGATCTGGATCAGCTTCTTGCGGAGGCGTCCAGGTTTCTCGAACGGATCGACGGGCTGGTGGATTTCTCATCCGCCGATGACGCTCTTTCCACGGGAAACGCGCTCGACCCGGCAAAGGTCGCGCATCGGCTTGTCGCGTCGGTGCAGCCCATCGCACAGGGCGAAGCCGACAGCCTGGCGGCGTTGCCGAGCCGCATCCTTGTCGTCGACGACAACGCCTCCAATCGAGACCTTCTGAAACGCCGTCTCGAACGTCAGGGCCATTTCGTCACGCTCGCGGAAAACGGAATCGCGGCGCTGGCGCTGGTGCGAGAGGCGGCGTTCGACCTCATTCTGCTCGATCTGCTCATGCCCGACATCAGCGGCTTCGACGTCCTAGTGACGCTCAAAGGCGATAGTTTTCTGCGCGATATTCCGGTCATCATGATCTCCGCGCTGAACGAGCTCGATTCCATCGTCAGATGTATCGAGGCGGGGGCCGACGACTATCTGGCGAAGCCGTTCGATCCCGTGTTGCTTCGCGCGCGCATCGGCGCCTCGCTTGAAAAAAAGCATTTGCGAGACAGGGAGCGCGAGGCGTCCGCCGCTCTTCTCGTCGAGAAGGAGCGATCCGAGCAGCTCCTCCTCAATATTCTCCCGGCGCCGATCGTCGCGCGGCTGAAGAGCGGTGAAACGGTGATCGCCGATCACCTCGACGACGTGACGATCCTCTTTGCGGATTTTGTCGGATTCACTGAAATCAGCTCGAAGCTGACCGCGCCCGATCTGGTCGGGGTCCTGGGACGGGTATTTTCCGCCTTCGACGCGCTCGCGCTCAAATTCGGCGTCGAGAAGATCAAGACGATTGGCGATTCCTACATGGCGGCCTGCGGTCTTTTCGGGGCGCGGGAGGATCATGCGCAGGCTGTCGCGGATCTGGCGCTCGCGATGATCGACGCCCTCGAGGCGCTCAACGCGGAATTGCCGATGCACATCGAGATCAGGATCGGGATAAATTCCGGAGAGGTTGTCGCGGGCGTGATCGGCGCACATAAATTCATCTACGACATCTGGGGAGACTCGGTAAATGTCGCGAGCCGGCTTGAATCGACAGGCTTGCCGGGCTGCATTCAGGTTTCAAAAGCAACCCGTGATCGGCTGAGCCCGCACTTCCTTCTCGAAGAGCGAGGCAGTCTCGAGGTGAAGGGCAAGGGGCTAATGGAAACCTTTCTCCTTGTTGGTCGGAAATAG
- a CDS encoding response regulator transcription factor: protein MIVDRDHGVRSALGAYFSGVGFSAFEAATRDEALSIIGKEAPSLIIIDLQLDNYDGFMVISELRQLSDAPIIVTAADYDEIDKISALEGGADDYIHKNCKPRELLAHVRARLRRYNLQREATAASEVTWSDAIVGRALDPSRAFKFDAFIYPGLGYDLKTHDGKEISLSARELSFLRLLAENAQQHVPFEEIALHIYRGQENVERRTSVMVSRLRSKLEPHTQTHPIIVCKPNVGYKLNVAVKSAA, encoded by the coding sequence TTGATTGTCGACCGCGATCACGGCGTCCGCTCTGCGCTCGGAGCCTATTTCAGCGGCGTCGGATTCTCTGCTTTCGAAGCCGCCACGCGTGACGAAGCCCTGTCGATTATCGGCAAGGAGGCGCCGAGTCTGATCATCATCGATCTTCAGCTCGACAATTACGACGGATTCATGGTGATTTCGGAGTTGCGGCAATTGTCGGACGCGCCCATCATCGTGACCGCGGCCGACTATGATGAGATCGACAAGATATCGGCGCTCGAAGGCGGAGCCGACGATTATATCCACAAGAATTGCAAACCGAGAGAGCTCCTGGCCCATGTCAGGGCGCGTCTGCGCCGCTACAACCTCCAGAGGGAAGCGACAGCCGCCAGCGAGGTGACGTGGAGCGACGCCATTGTCGGGCGCGCCCTGGACCCCTCCCGCGCTTTCAAATTCGACGCGTTCATCTATCCGGGACTCGGCTACGATCTCAAGACGCACGACGGAAAAGAGATCTCTCTATCCGCCCGGGAGCTGAGCTTCCTGCGGCTTCTGGCTGAAAACGCGCAGCAGCACGTTCCCTTCGAGGAAATTGCGCTTCACATCTATCGGGGCCAGGAAAATGTGGAGCGGCGGACTTCCGTCATGGTGAGCCGCTTGAGAAGCAAGCTGGAGCCTCACACGCAGACGCATCCCATCATCGTCTGCAAGCCCAACGTTGGCTACAAGCTGAACGTTGCGGTAAAAAGCGCGGCTTAG
- a CDS encoding c-type cytochrome, whose protein sequence is MRITQFLCVLLLTGVGGSLAQAQTLTPAQRGRVDWFKWNCVGCHGDNAKGGMGPNIVGAEYGDIYEAVLLGDAREDGMINFAKTPNPPTTNDLTDIAAYLASIGKPSEPKFVVWWTSPPR, encoded by the coding sequence ATGCGCATAACACAATTCCTTTGCGTCCTCTTGCTGACGGGCGTCGGCGGCAGTCTCGCGCAGGCCCAGACGCTCACCCCGGCCCAAAGAGGCCGGGTCGACTGGTTCAAGTGGAACTGCGTTGGCTGCCATGGCGACAATGCAAAAGGCGGTATGGGTCCCAACATTGTCGGCGCGGAGTATGGCGATATTTATGAAGCCGTGCTGCTGGGCGACGCACGGGAAGATGGGATGATCAACTTCGCCAAAACGCCAAACCCGCCGACGACGAATGACCTCACCGACATCGCCGCCTATCTCGCGTCGATCGGAAAACCGAGCGAGCCGAAGTTTGTCGTCTGGTGGACCTCGCCGCCGCGCTGA
- a CDS encoding PQQ-binding-like beta-propeller repeat protein, with product MRYAFSVLPNGATFLALTATIAIGSATSPNASLAQTAPKTMAEWTTPGGTDQGTRYSGLKDITADNAATLVEEFSFSTTTRNSHQGSPLVVGTGDKATMYVVTPFPNKLIAVNLKDRSSWTYSPNPRSFATGLTCCDVVNRGAAYGVIDNGGPNNGKGVVVYTLLDGNVVAVDTATHAQLWRTKVADPWKGETLNTPTIVIPVDSFKNTAISNYPITKVVVFGSSGSEMGVRGSVRALDLATGKLVWQAYGTGPDKDVKIDSSTVAPFDKDRNSVNGADQGVTSWPTSGAATWQHGGATSWAWVTYDPDTKTLFYGTSQPGTFNPEMRMGGKTNDNKWGASIFARDPRTGVAKWVYQLVPWDNWDYDTVNESTVVDLNVDGSQKKVIVHFSKNGIAYVMDRVTGKLLSAKAYGDLNWAKPVDSDGNYVDLHTGLPTVNPDKQTIGGSNNKKAGDITDYICPSAFGVKDWEYSAFSPDTNLFYFGAHNMCMSYEPLQVNYIAGTPFVGVSIGITPHKDANGAYEVNKMGEFVAFNPVTGLRAWTIPEAKPVFGGALVTAGKVVFYGTLDKHFRAVNAETGGIIKSWDLECGVTSAPITFLGADGKQRVAITTGLGYLNGGFAGGKCPASDSSTSGMVHVYKLQ from the coding sequence TTGAGATACGCATTTTCAGTGCTGCCAAACGGCGCGACGTTCCTCGCCTTGACCGCCACGATCGCAATCGGATCGGCGACGTCACCGAATGCTTCACTGGCCCAGACTGCGCCAAAGACCATGGCGGAATGGACCACGCCCGGCGGAACCGATCAGGGCACCCGCTACAGCGGCCTGAAAGACATCACAGCGGATAACGCTGCAACGCTCGTCGAAGAGTTTTCGTTCTCGACCACGACCAGGAACAGTCATCAGGGAAGTCCCCTGGTTGTCGGGACGGGTGACAAGGCGACCATGTATGTCGTCACGCCGTTCCCCAACAAGCTGATCGCGGTCAATCTCAAAGACAGGTCTTCCTGGACCTACTCTCCCAATCCACGGTCATTCGCCACGGGTCTCACATGCTGCGACGTTGTGAATCGTGGCGCCGCGTACGGGGTCATCGACAATGGCGGGCCTAACAACGGGAAGGGTGTGGTTGTCTATACGCTTCTCGACGGCAATGTGGTCGCTGTCGATACGGCGACGCACGCTCAGTTGTGGCGCACGAAGGTGGCCGATCCCTGGAAAGGCGAGACGCTGAACACGCCGACCATCGTGATCCCCGTCGACTCCTTCAAGAATACCGCGATCAGCAATTATCCAATCACCAAGGTCGTCGTGTTCGGCAGTTCGGGCTCCGAGATGGGCGTTCGCGGATCGGTGCGCGCGCTCGATCTGGCCACCGGCAAGCTCGTCTGGCAGGCCTATGGCACGGGCCCCGACAAGGACGTGAAGATCGACAGCAGCACCGTCGCCCCCTTCGACAAGGACAGGAATAGCGTCAATGGCGCGGATCAGGGCGTCACGAGCTGGCCGACGAGCGGCGCGGCGACATGGCAGCATGGCGGCGCAACGTCATGGGCGTGGGTGACATACGATCCCGATACGAAGACGCTGTTCTACGGCACGTCCCAGCCCGGCACGTTCAACCCTGAAATGCGTATGGGCGGGAAGACGAACGACAACAAATGGGGCGCGTCGATCTTCGCGCGCGATCCCAGGACCGGCGTCGCCAAATGGGTTTATCAGCTCGTGCCCTGGGACAATTGGGATTACGACACCGTCAATGAAAGCACCGTCGTTGATCTGAATGTGGACGGGAGCCAGAAAAAGGTCATCGTGCATTTCAGCAAGAATGGCATCGCTTATGTGATGGATCGCGTGACGGGCAAGCTTCTGAGCGCCAAGGCCTACGGCGACCTCAATTGGGCCAAGCCAGTCGATTCCGATGGCAATTACGTCGATCTCCACACCGGCCTGCCCACCGTCAATCCGGACAAGCAGACAATCGGCGGGTCGAACAACAAGAAGGCCGGCGATATCACCGACTATATCTGCCCGTCCGCCTTCGGCGTGAAGGACTGGGAATATTCCGCGTTTTCGCCGGATACGAACCTCTTCTATTTCGGCGCGCACAACATGTGCATGAGCTACGAGCCTCTCCAGGTGAATTACATCGCCGGCACGCCGTTTGTCGGCGTGAGTATCGGCATCACGCCACACAAGGACGCGAACGGCGCATATGAAGTCAACAAGATGGGTGAGTTCGTCGCCTTCAATCCTGTGACGGGGCTGCGCGCCTGGACGATACCCGAAGCCAAGCCCGTTTTCGGCGGCGCTCTGGTCACGGCCGGCAAGGTCGTCTTCTACGGCACGCTCGACAAGCATTTCAGGGCTGTTAACGCCGAGACCGGCGGCATCATCAAATCCTGGGATCTGGAGTGTGGCGTTACCTCGGCGCCCATCACTTTCCTCGGGGCGGATGGCAAGCAGCGCGTGGCGATCACCACAGGTCTCGGCTATCTGAACGGCGGCTTCGCAGGCGGCAAGTGTCCCGCGTCGGATAGCTCCACCAGCGGCATGGTCCATGTTTACAAGCTTCAGTAA
- a CDS encoding DUF3011 domain-containing protein, whose protein sequence is MTIARRNIFFILLLSNLWMGAAAGAEIACGSVDGELHRCALLGADRMKVKLKQRLDGPCKSGETWGVDSDGLWVDMGCRGLFRYTAPPVGVQRAGWRRFLPPWTR, encoded by the coding sequence ATGACGATTGCAAGAAGGAACATTTTCTTCATCCTGCTCCTGTCGAATCTCTGGATGGGCGCGGCCGCCGGCGCGGAGATCGCCTGCGGCTCGGTCGACGGCGAATTGCACCGTTGCGCGCTCCTCGGCGCGGACAGGATGAAGGTGAAACTCAAGCAGCGGCTGGATGGCCCCTGCAAATCCGGCGAGACCTGGGGCGTCGACAGTGACGGTCTGTGGGTCGATATGGGATGCCGCGGTCTTTTCAGATACACGGCGCCACCGGTTGGCGTTCAGCGCGCGGGTTGGCGGAGATTCCTGCCGCCCTGGACGCGCTGA
- a CDS encoding quinoprotein dehydrogenase-associated putative ABC transporter substrate-binding protein, with amino-acid sequence MTHLRHILAGLFAIGVSTSCAPAFAEATDSAKYKLTVCADPANLPYSNRALAGFENEIARVIAADLQMELDFFWFPEHQGFLRRSLLEGLCDAVMTVPASLGVVATTKPYFVSSYVAVTRASDQRRFTSFDDAWLKDARIGAQLVGKEGATTPPAMALGRRGVDAHLELFPMWAEDESANPQGEIVTAVATGRIDVAFVWGPFGGYFAKPYGDALKVEPIAGDPKSPEQPFTYPMSIGVRKSDVALRDRLDGALARHGDEIQQILKAHGVPLVAEQSSKPLIEQASSPASSTSTR; translated from the coding sequence GTGACCCATCTTCGTCATATCCTCGCAGGACTGTTCGCCATCGGCGTCTCGACGTCATGTGCGCCCGCGTTTGCGGAGGCAACCGACTCCGCCAAGTACAAACTCACCGTCTGCGCTGATCCGGCTAACCTCCCTTATTCGAACCGTGCGCTGGCGGGCTTTGAAAATGAGATCGCACGCGTGATCGCGGCGGATCTTCAGATGGAGCTCGACTTCTTCTGGTTTCCCGAGCATCAGGGCTTCCTGCGGCGGTCTCTGCTGGAGGGGTTGTGCGACGCGGTCATGACCGTGCCGGCCTCGCTCGGCGTCGTTGCGACGACCAAACCCTATTTCGTCTCATCATACGTGGCCGTCACGCGGGCGAGCGATCAACGCCGCTTCACATCGTTCGATGACGCCTGGCTGAAAGACGCGCGCATCGGCGCTCAACTGGTGGGGAAGGAAGGCGCAACGACGCCGCCAGCCATGGCCCTGGGCCGACGCGGCGTTGACGCGCATCTCGAGCTTTTCCCGATGTGGGCGGAAGATGAAAGCGCAAACCCGCAAGGCGAGATCGTGACGGCGGTCGCCACCGGCCGCATCGACGTCGCTTTCGTGTGGGGTCCGTTTGGCGGCTATTTTGCGAAGCCCTACGGCGATGCGCTGAAAGTTGAGCCGATTGCCGGCGATCCGAAATCGCCGGAGCAACCATTCACTTATCCGATGTCGATCGGCGTGCGGAAATCGGACGTCGCCTTGCGCGACAGGCTGGACGGCGCACTGGCGCGCCATGGCGACGAAATCCAGCAAATTCTGAAAGCGCACGGCGTCCCGCTCGTCGCCGAACAATCGTCGAAACCGTTGATCGAACAGGCGTCGTCGCCTGCGTCGAGCACGTCGACCCGATAA